In Actinomadura citrea, a single window of DNA contains:
- a CDS encoding nucleoside deaminase has product MAYEPTAAERVFLDRCVELAREALESADEPFGSVLVSASGKVLFEDRNRTADGDQTRHPEFEIARWAAVNMTPDERASATVFTSGEHCPMCSAAHGWVGLGRIVYIMSSRQLVALRTELGSPAGPVRAIPIQEVAPGVPVDGPVAALEATMRELHTRAGA; this is encoded by the coding sequence ATGGCCTACGAACCGACCGCCGCCGAGCGCGTCTTCCTCGACCGCTGCGTCGAGCTCGCGAGGGAGGCGCTGGAGTCGGCCGACGAGCCGTTCGGGTCCGTGCTGGTGTCGGCGTCCGGCAAGGTCCTGTTCGAGGACCGCAACCGCACGGCGGACGGCGACCAGACCCGCCACCCCGAGTTCGAGATCGCGCGGTGGGCGGCGGTCAACATGACGCCGGACGAGCGCGCCTCGGCCACCGTGTTCACCTCCGGCGAGCACTGCCCCATGTGCTCGGCCGCGCACGGCTGGGTCGGCCTCGGCCGGATCGTGTACATCATGTCCTCCCGGCAGCTCGTGGCCCTGCGCACCGAACTGGGCTCCCCTGCCGGGCCGGTGCGCGCCATTCCGATCCAGGAGGTGGCGCCGGGCGTCCCGGTGGACGGCCCGGTCGCCGCCCTCGAAGCGACGATGCGCGAGCTGCACACGCGCGCCGGCGCCTGA
- a CDS encoding GH1 family beta-glucosidase, protein MGFPEGFLWGAATAAYQIEGAAQDDGRAPSIWDTFSHTPGKVLNGDTGDVATDHYHRWEEDVATMAELGLGAYRFSISWSRVMPDGAPSPKGMDFYSRLVDGLLDHGIAPVATLYHWDLPQALEDAGGWPDRDTPRRFADYAERVGRVLGDRVHTWTTLNEPWCSAFLGHASGVHAPGRADPVAALTAAHHLNLAHGLAVRALRGVVSPSARHSVTLNLHHLRGDAEAVRRVDAVANRVFLDPMVGNGYPADLLEDTAHLTDWGFLRDGDADIIAAPLDVLGVNYYSPTLVRDWDGATPRAHADGHRRGAASPFVGCDAVEFAGQPGPRTEMGWPIDATGMEELLLRLHREYPDTPLMVTENGAAFADAVDADGRVRDERRIAYLRDHIAAVERACEAGADVRGYFAWSLLDNFEWAYGYSKRFGLVRVDYATGDRTWKDSAHWYRDAIAGGPS, encoded by the coding sequence ATGGGGTTCCCGGAAGGTTTCCTGTGGGGAGCGGCCACCGCCGCCTACCAGATCGAGGGCGCGGCCCAGGACGACGGTCGCGCACCGTCCATCTGGGACACCTTCAGCCACACCCCCGGCAAGGTCCTGAACGGCGACACCGGCGACGTCGCCACGGACCACTACCACCGCTGGGAGGAGGACGTCGCGACGATGGCCGAGCTCGGTCTCGGCGCCTACCGGTTCTCCATCTCATGGTCGCGGGTCATGCCGGACGGGGCGCCCAGCCCCAAGGGCATGGACTTCTACTCCCGCCTGGTCGACGGGCTGCTCGACCACGGCATCGCCCCGGTCGCGACGCTCTACCACTGGGACCTGCCGCAGGCGCTGGAGGACGCCGGCGGCTGGCCGGACCGCGACACGCCCCGCCGGTTCGCCGACTACGCCGAGCGCGTCGGGCGCGTCCTCGGCGACCGAGTCCACACCTGGACGACGCTGAACGAGCCGTGGTGCTCGGCGTTCCTCGGCCACGCGTCCGGCGTGCACGCCCCCGGGCGCGCCGACCCGGTCGCCGCGCTCACCGCCGCGCACCACCTGAACCTCGCGCACGGCCTGGCGGTCCGCGCGCTGCGCGGCGTGGTGTCGCCGTCCGCGCGGCACTCGGTCACGCTCAACCTGCACCACCTGCGCGGCGACGCGGAGGCGGTCCGGCGGGTGGACGCCGTCGCCAACCGCGTGTTCCTCGACCCGATGGTCGGCAACGGCTACCCCGCCGACCTCCTGGAGGACACGGCGCACCTCACCGACTGGGGCTTCCTGCGCGACGGGGACGCGGACATCATCGCCGCGCCGCTCGACGTCCTGGGCGTCAACTACTACTCGCCCACCCTCGTCCGGGACTGGGACGGCGCCACCCCGCGCGCCCACGCGGACGGCCACCGCAGGGGCGCGGCCAGTCCGTTCGTCGGCTGCGACGCCGTCGAGTTCGCCGGGCAGCCCGGCCCCCGCACCGAGATGGGCTGGCCGATCGACGCCACCGGCATGGAGGAGCTCCTCCTGCGGCTGCACCGCGAGTACCCGGACACGCCGCTCATGGTCACCGAGAACGGCGCCGCGTTCGCCGACGCGGTGGACGCCGACGGCCGCGTCCGGGACGAGCGGCGCATCGCCTACCTGCGCGACCACATCGCCGCCGTCGAGCGGGCGTGCGAGGCGGGGGCCGACGTCCGCGGCTACTTCGCCTGGTCGCTGCTCGACAACTTCGAATGGGCCTACGGCTACTCCAAGCGGTTCGGCCTCGTCCGCGTCGACTACGCCACCGGCGACCGCACCTGGAAGGACAGCGCCCACTGGTACCGCGACGCCATCGCCGGCGGCCCGTCGTGA
- a CDS encoding protealysin inhibitor emfourin, with amino-acid sequence MLAYTGPDVLVTYERSGGFAGIHQKVAVDVSGTALVNDEKVALGAQEMRGLKDALSRVVTTGSSSEGCQVADHFTYTLTYRGHRATRCWLPSDWRDAVERLEALTGR; translated from the coding sequence ATGCTCGCTTACACCGGACCGGATGTGCTGGTCACCTACGAGCGTTCCGGGGGATTCGCCGGAATTCACCAGAAGGTGGCCGTGGATGTGTCGGGAACGGCGCTCGTCAATGACGAGAAGGTCGCGCTCGGCGCGCAGGAGATGCGCGGCCTGAAGGACGCGCTGAGCCGCGTCGTCACCACCGGGTCCTCGTCCGAGGGCTGCCAGGTGGCCGACCACTTCACCTACACGCTCACCTACCGCGGGCACCGGGCGACCCGGTGCTGGCTGCCGTCCGACTGGCGCGACGCCGTCGAGCGGCTGGAGGCGCTGACCGGGAGGTGA
- a CDS encoding SDR family NAD(P)-dependent oxidoreductase has translation MTTKLIVLITGANKGIGLATARAMARAGHTVLLGARDPGRGTAAAASLAEQGLDVRFVRLDVTDPATIAAAAELVDADYGRLDVLVNNAVTTRDGSRPPGEMPVDDLRAVYETNVFGVVAVTNAMLPLLRRSPSGYVGNVSSGLGTFAFLSDPDAEFARFATLLGYNSSKAALNAVTLIYANALRDSGIRVNALSPGFCATDLNGHTGVLSADEGGAHIARQLAEDATGVFLNENGGTYPW, from the coding sequence ATGACAACGAAGCTGATCGTTCTCATCACGGGCGCCAACAAGGGCATCGGCCTGGCGACGGCCCGCGCCATGGCGCGGGCCGGACACACGGTGCTGCTCGGTGCGAGGGACCCGGGCCGCGGGACGGCCGCCGCCGCGAGCCTGGCCGAGCAGGGGCTGGACGTCCGGTTCGTCAGGCTGGACGTGACGGATCCGGCGACGATCGCGGCCGCCGCCGAGCTGGTCGACGCCGACTACGGCCGCCTCGACGTCCTGGTGAACAACGCGGTCACCACCCGGGACGGGTCGCGGCCGCCGGGCGAGATGCCCGTCGACGACCTGCGCGCGGTCTACGAGACCAACGTGTTCGGCGTCGTCGCCGTCACCAACGCCATGCTGCCGCTGTTGCGCAGGTCGCCGTCCGGCTACGTCGGGAACGTCTCCAGCGGGCTCGGGACCTTCGCCTTCCTGAGCGATCCGGACGCGGAGTTCGCCCGGTTCGCGACCCTGCTGGGCTACAACTCGTCGAAGGCGGCGCTCAACGCCGTCACGCTCATCTACGCCAACGCCCTCCGGGACTCCGGTATCCGGGTCAACGCGCTGTCGCCCGGCTTCTGCGCCACCGACCTCAACGGTCACACCGGCGTCCTGAGCGCTGATGAGGGCGGAGCCCACATAGCCAGGCAGCTCGCCGAGGACGCGACCGGGGTCTTCCTCAACGAGAACGGCGGCACCTACCCCTGGTGA
- a CDS encoding helix-turn-helix transcriptional regulator produces MQHGDRAELAAFLRRWRARVQPSEVGLERGRRRTPGLRRQEVATLAGMSVDYYVRLEQGRGPRPSRQTLAALGRALRLTDDERSHLHYLAGEVPAPPAAPVREVRPGLLHLLERLVDTPALVCDAKYDVLAWNPMAAALFGDFSAVPEDERNVVWRFFARPQARDRLDPGDARRFAREAVADLRAVTARYPRDPGVRSLVERLLAASPEFRTLWADGDVRLRRSTRKLIRHPVAGLLDLQCEALHDPARDQWTVFYTAAPGSPTSDALQALRGANL; encoded by the coding sequence ATGCAGCACGGGGACCGGGCGGAACTTGCCGCCTTCCTGCGGCGATGGCGGGCGCGGGTGCAGCCGTCCGAGGTCGGGCTGGAGCGGGGACGACGCCGCACGCCCGGCCTTCGCCGCCAGGAGGTCGCGACCCTCGCCGGGATGTCGGTGGACTACTACGTCCGGCTCGAACAGGGCCGGGGGCCGCGGCCGTCGCGGCAGACGCTCGCCGCGCTCGGGCGGGCGCTGCGGTTGACCGACGACGAGCGGTCCCATCTCCACTACCTGGCCGGGGAGGTGCCCGCGCCGCCGGCGGCGCCGGTGCGCGAGGTGCGGCCGGGCCTCCTGCACCTGCTGGAGAGGCTCGTCGACACTCCCGCGCTCGTCTGCGACGCCAAGTACGACGTCCTCGCCTGGAACCCCATGGCCGCCGCCCTGTTCGGGGACTTCTCCGCCGTTCCCGAGGACGAGCGCAACGTCGTCTGGCGCTTCTTCGCCCGGCCGCAGGCCCGTGACCGCCTCGATCCCGGCGACGCCCGCCGGTTCGCTCGCGAGGCCGTGGCCGACCTGCGCGCGGTGACCGCCCGGTACCCGCGCGACCCCGGCGTCCGCTCCCTCGTCGAGCGGCTGCTGGCCGCGAGCCCCGAGTTCCGGACGCTGTGGGCCGACGGCGACGTCCGCCTCCGGCGCTCGACGCGCAAGCTCATCCGGCACCCGGTCGCGGGCCTGCTCGACCTCCAGTGCGAGGCCCTGCACGACCCAGCCCGCGACCAGTGGACCGTCTTCTACACCGCGGCCCCCGGGTCCCCCACCTCCGACGCGCTCCAGGCGCTGAGGGGCGCGAACCTGTGA
- a CDS encoding glycoside hydrolase family 3 protein — protein MHRTRRDPRSPGRRSRSLTLVLAAALAAPLAWTAPAAAREAHPFRDPRLPVQARVDDLVGRLTLDEKISLLHQYQPAIPRLGIGRFKTGTEALHGVAWSTDVHNGGAVVTAKGTVFPQSVGLGATWDPALMKRIGSAVGDEARGYNSENPDVWGLQLWAPVVNLLRDPRWGRNEEGYSEDPLLTGLLATAYGRGMQGDDPERLKAAPVLKHYMANNNEIRRDQTSSSLRPRVREEYDEVPFRMPLARDAATGIMTSYNLVNGRPATVTPDAGGLVRSWSDRTLFNVTDAGAPNNLVGSQKYHPDLPTGDAAILKAGVDSFTTDDTNSSITVNAVKEALSRGLLAVSDIDRAVGHIMSVRVRLGEFDPGGGPYGKITKDAVDSPAHRALARTAAAEQMVLLKNRRGTLPLSHQKVAVVGPLSDTLYTDWYSGSLPYAVTPLDGIRKRAGAVASSEGVDRIALKDVKTGRYIAGGTGPGAVLKTGPASSSDATTQFDVFDWGQGIVTLRSAANGKTVGRYNWGDTFANDQDQPNGWFVQQMFGLEKQDGGDYLLRYAGYEKAYDWADPAKTYVKAQDDGTLALTTKAEASRFSKDVVSSGVDSAVKAVTGAGAAVVVVGSMPFINGREDHDRTTMALAEGQSELVEAVRKANPNTVVVVENSYPTTLGREQENVPAILWTSHAGAETGNALASLLFGDESPSGKLPQTWYRSDADLPDILDYDIIKSDRTYQYFKGKPLYPFGHGLSYTTFRYGKPRLSARSIGRDGTVTVSVPVTNTGERAGDEVVQLYTHQQKSRVKQPAKRLRAFAKVHVAPGRTVTANLRLNASDLAFWDVTRNRWAVEKSKHDLLIGSSSTDIRQRAALDVRGETIPARDLAKPTRAADFDDQNGIRLVDETKTSGDAVTGAPGSWLKFADAALGSSTGRITARVAGTSATTVEVRLDRPDGPRAGTLTVPPTADDYTYKEITAPLAGTHGDHDVYLVFKGETRLSTFSLSH, from the coding sequence TTGCACAGAACCCGTCGCGACCCCCGTTCCCCCGGCCGGCGCAGCCGGTCGCTGACCCTCGTCCTCGCCGCCGCGCTGGCGGCCCCCCTCGCGTGGACGGCGCCCGCCGCCGCCCGCGAGGCCCACCCGTTCCGCGACCCGCGGCTGCCCGTCCAGGCCCGGGTGGACGACCTCGTCGGACGCCTCACGCTCGACGAGAAGATCTCGCTGCTGCACCAGTACCAGCCCGCGATCCCGCGGCTCGGCATCGGCCGGTTCAAGACCGGAACCGAAGCGCTGCACGGGGTCGCCTGGTCCACCGACGTCCACAACGGCGGCGCCGTCGTGACCGCGAAGGGGACGGTGTTCCCGCAGTCGGTCGGGCTCGGCGCGACCTGGGACCCGGCCCTGATGAAGAGGATCGGCTCGGCCGTCGGCGACGAGGCCCGCGGTTACAACAGCGAGAACCCCGACGTCTGGGGCCTGCAGCTGTGGGCTCCGGTCGTGAACCTGCTCCGCGACCCGCGCTGGGGGCGCAACGAGGAGGGCTACTCCGAGGACCCGCTGCTCACCGGCCTGCTCGCCACCGCCTACGGCCGCGGCATGCAGGGCGACGACCCCGAGCGGCTCAAGGCGGCGCCGGTCCTCAAGCACTACATGGCCAACAACAACGAGATCCGCCGCGACCAGACGTCCTCCAGCCTGCGGCCCCGGGTGCGCGAGGAGTACGACGAGGTCCCGTTCCGGATGCCGCTCGCCCGCGACGCCGCGACCGGGATCATGACGTCCTACAACCTCGTCAACGGCCGTCCCGCCACGGTCACCCCCGACGCCGGCGGGCTCGTCCGCTCCTGGTCGGACCGGACGCTGTTCAACGTCACCGACGCGGGCGCCCCCAACAACCTCGTCGGCTCCCAGAAGTACCACCCCGACCTCCCCACCGGCGACGCGGCGATCCTCAAGGCGGGCGTGGACAGCTTCACCACCGACGACACGAACTCCTCCATCACCGTGAACGCTGTCAAGGAGGCGCTGTCGCGCGGGCTGCTCGCCGTGTCCGACATCGACCGGGCGGTGGGGCACATCATGAGCGTGCGGGTGCGGCTCGGCGAGTTCGACCCGGGCGGCGGCCCCTACGGCAAGATCACCAAGGACGCGGTGGACAGCCCCGCGCACCGCGCCCTGGCCCGCACGGCCGCGGCGGAGCAGATGGTGCTGCTGAAGAACCGGCGCGGAACCCTGCCGCTCTCGCACCAGAAGGTCGCGGTCGTGGGACCGCTGTCCGACACCCTCTACACCGACTGGTACTCCGGCTCGCTGCCCTACGCGGTCACGCCGCTGGACGGCATCAGGAAGCGCGCCGGCGCGGTGGCCTCCAGCGAGGGCGTCGACCGCATCGCGCTCAAGGACGTGAAGACCGGCAGGTACATCGCCGGCGGAACGGGCCCCGGCGCGGTTCTGAAGACCGGACCCGCCTCGTCCTCCGACGCCACGACGCAGTTCGACGTGTTCGACTGGGGCCAGGGCATCGTGACCTTGCGCAGCGCCGCCAACGGAAAGACGGTCGGCCGCTACAACTGGGGCGACACCTTCGCCAATGACCAGGACCAGCCGAACGGCTGGTTCGTCCAGCAGATGTTCGGGCTGGAGAAGCAGGACGGCGGCGACTACCTGCTCCGCTACGCCGGTTACGAGAAGGCCTACGACTGGGCCGACCCGGCGAAGACCTATGTGAAGGCGCAGGACGACGGAACGCTCGCCCTCACCACGAAGGCCGAGGCGTCGCGTTTCTCCAAGGACGTCGTCAGCAGCGGCGTGGATTCCGCGGTCAAGGCCGTGACCGGCGCCGGCGCCGCCGTCGTCGTGGTCGGCAGCATGCCGTTCATCAACGGCCGCGAGGACCACGACCGCACCACGATGGCGCTCGCCGAAGGGCAGTCGGAACTCGTCGAGGCCGTCCGCAAGGCGAACCCGAACACGGTCGTCGTGGTGGAGAACAGCTACCCCACCACGCTCGGCCGGGAGCAGGAGAACGTCCCGGCGATCCTGTGGACGAGCCACGCCGGAGCCGAGACGGGCAACGCCCTGGCGTCCCTGCTGTTCGGCGACGAGAGCCCCTCGGGCAAGCTGCCGCAGACCTGGTACCGCTCCGACGCCGACCTGCCCGACATCCTCGACTACGACATCATCAAGTCGGACCGGACGTACCAGTACTTCAAGGGCAAGCCGCTCTACCCGTTCGGGCACGGCCTCTCCTACACCACGTTCCGGTACGGCAAGCCGCGGCTCAGCGCCCGTTCCATCGGACGCGACGGGACGGTCACCGTGTCGGTCCCGGTGACCAACACCGGTGAGAGGGCCGGGGACGAGGTCGTCCAGCTCTACACCCACCAGCAGAAGTCGAGGGTGAAGCAGCCGGCGAAGAGGCTGCGCGCCTTCGCCAAGGTTCACGTGGCCCCCGGGCGGACGGTGACGGCGAACCTCCGGCTGAACGCGTCGGACCTCGCCTTCTGGGACGTCACGCGCAACCGGTGGGCGGTCGAGAAGTCGAAGCACGACCTGCTCATCGGCTCCTCGTCCACCGACATCCGGCAGCGCGCGGCCCTCGACGTTCGCGGCGAGACGATCCCCGCCCGCGACCTCGCGAAGCCGACCCGCGCCGCCGACTTCGACGACCAGAACGGCATCCGGCTGGTCGACGAGACGAAGACGTCCGGTGACGCGGTGACCGGTGCGCCCGGCTCCTGGCTGAAGTTCGCCGACGCCGCCCTCGGCTCGTCCACCGGCAGGATCACCGCTCGCGTCGCGGGCACGTCCGCGACCACCGTCGAAGTCCGCCTGGACCGTCCGGACGGCCCCCGCGCCGGAACCCTCACCGTCCCGCCCACCGCCGACGACTACACCTACAAGGAGATCACCGCGCCACTGGCCGGAACCCACGGCGACCACGACGTCTACCTGGTCTTCAAGGGCGAGACCCGCCTGAGCACCTTCTCCCTGTCCCACTGA
- a CDS encoding GH1 family beta-glucosidase: MTSLKDDTSAAPAAPFPTGFRWGAATAAYQIEGAAGEDGRGPSIWDTFCRTPGKVLRGETGDVAVDHYHRFPEDVALMADLGLTAYRFSISWPRVQPAGAGAFNTEGLDFYRRLVDALLEAGIEPWPTLYHWDLPQPLEDKGGWPERETAHRFAEYADHVHAALGDRVAHWMTVNEPWCAAFLGYASGDHAPGRVDPPGSLLAAHHLMLGHGLAVEAMRARRPDNRFGAAVNLYAVSPATGDPADADAARRIDGLQNRLFLDPLLLGRYPEDVLADTSRYGFTPPDADLAVINQPLDQLGINYYSRHTVAGTPGEAAQTASSPFATNSPWPGSGHVRFVPAGRPVTGMGWEIDESGLHEVLTRLHREYPSVPLYITENGAGYDEVPDGDGTVQDAGRIAYLDAHLRACHDAISEGVPLHGYFTWSLLDNFEWAWGYSKRFGLVHVDYATQRRVPKASARWYAGVIRRGGLPERG; this comes from the coding sequence GTGACCTCCCTCAAGGACGACACCAGCGCGGCTCCCGCCGCACCCTTCCCGACCGGGTTCCGCTGGGGGGCCGCCACCGCCGCCTACCAGATCGAGGGCGCCGCGGGCGAGGACGGGCGCGGACCGTCCATCTGGGACACCTTCTGCCGCACGCCGGGCAAGGTCCTGCGCGGCGAGACGGGCGACGTCGCGGTGGACCACTACCACCGCTTCCCCGAGGACGTGGCGCTCATGGCCGACCTCGGGCTCACCGCGTACCGGTTCTCGATCTCCTGGCCGCGGGTGCAGCCGGCCGGGGCCGGGGCCTTCAACACCGAGGGCCTCGACTTCTACCGGCGGCTGGTGGACGCGCTGCTGGAGGCGGGCATCGAGCCGTGGCCGACGCTCTACCACTGGGACCTCCCGCAGCCGCTGGAGGACAAGGGCGGCTGGCCCGAGCGGGAGACCGCCCACCGGTTCGCCGAGTACGCCGACCACGTGCACGCCGCGCTCGGCGACCGCGTCGCGCACTGGATGACGGTGAACGAGCCGTGGTGCGCGGCGTTCCTCGGCTACGCCTCCGGCGACCACGCCCCCGGGCGCGTCGACCCGCCGGGGTCCCTGCTGGCCGCGCACCACCTGATGCTCGGCCACGGCCTGGCCGTCGAGGCGATGCGCGCCCGCCGCCCGGACAACCGCTTCGGCGCCGCCGTCAACCTCTACGCGGTCTCCCCCGCGACCGGCGACCCCGCCGACGCCGACGCTGCGCGCCGGATCGACGGGCTGCAGAACCGGCTGTTCCTCGACCCGCTGCTGCTCGGCCGCTACCCCGAGGACGTCCTCGCCGACACCTCCCGCTACGGGTTCACCCCGCCCGACGCGGACCTCGCGGTCATCAACCAGCCGCTCGACCAGCTGGGCATCAACTACTACTCGCGGCACACCGTCGCGGGGACGCCCGGCGAGGCGGCGCAGACCGCGTCGTCGCCGTTCGCGACGAACTCCCCCTGGCCCGGCAGCGGCCACGTCCGGTTCGTGCCGGCCGGGCGCCCGGTCACCGGGATGGGCTGGGAGATCGACGAGAGCGGCCTGCACGAGGTGCTGACCCGGCTGCACCGCGAGTACCCGTCCGTCCCGCTGTACATCACCGAGAACGGCGCCGGCTACGACGAGGTCCCTGACGGGGATGGCACGGTCCAAGACGCGGGCCGCATCGCCTACCTCGACGCGCACCTGCGGGCCTGCCACGACGCCATTTCCGAAGGGGTCCCGCTGCACGGCTATTTCACATGGTCACTGCTGGATAATTTCGAATGGGCTTGGGGCTACTCCAAGCGTTTCGGGCTGGTCCACGTCGATTACGCCACGCAGCGCCGGGTGCCCAAGGCCAGCGCACGGTGGTACGCCGGAGTGATCCGGCGGGGCGGGCTGCCCGAGCGGGGCTGA
- a CDS encoding LacI family DNA-binding transcriptional regulator, which translates to MTGRSTRPTLEEVAARAGVGRGTVSRVVNGSPRVSPQAREAVRKAIEELGYVPNRAARTLVTRRTDTVALVVAESDQRLFGEPYFAGIIRGISNGLGDTGLQLLLALARSPAEYGRLEDYLTTQHVDGVLLTSLHAEDPLPAKLEANGVPTVLGGRPPGLHPVSYVDVDNRSGAREAVGHLIAGGRRRIATIAGPQDMGVGIDRLAGYREALAEAGLPEYVEYGDFGEASGITAAERLLTAEPSLDAVFAADDPMALGALRVLHRSGRCVPDDVAVIGFDDSAAAPLADPPLSTVHQSPEEMGREMARLLVSRIRGETVADPVVILRPHLVLRDSA; encoded by the coding sequence ATGACGGGCAGGAGCACGCGCCCGACCCTGGAGGAGGTCGCGGCGCGGGCCGGCGTGGGCCGCGGCACGGTGTCCCGGGTGGTCAACGGCTCGCCGCGGGTCAGCCCGCAGGCCCGCGAGGCGGTGCGCAAGGCGATCGAGGAGCTCGGGTACGTGCCGAACCGCGCGGCCCGCACCCTCGTCACCCGCCGCACCGACACCGTGGCCCTGGTCGTCGCCGAGTCCGACCAGCGGCTGTTCGGCGAGCCGTACTTCGCCGGGATCATCCGCGGGATCAGCAACGGCCTCGGCGACACCGGCCTGCAGCTCCTGCTCGCCCTCGCCCGTTCCCCCGCCGAGTACGGCCGGCTGGAGGACTACCTCACCACCCAGCACGTGGACGGGGTGCTCCTCACCTCCCTGCACGCCGAGGACCCGCTGCCCGCGAAGCTGGAGGCCAACGGGGTGCCGACCGTCCTCGGCGGCCGTCCGCCCGGCCTGCACCCGGTCAGCTACGTCGACGTCGACAACCGCAGCGGCGCCCGCGAGGCCGTCGGCCACCTGATCGCGGGCGGCCGGCGGCGCATCGCGACCATCGCCGGCCCGCAGGACATGGGGGTCGGCATCGACCGGCTGGCCGGCTACCGGGAGGCGCTCGCCGAGGCGGGGCTGCCCGAGTACGTCGAGTACGGCGACTTCGGCGAGGCCAGCGGCATCACCGCCGCGGAGCGGCTGCTGACCGCCGAGCCGTCCCTGGACGCGGTGTTCGCCGCCGACGACCCGATGGCGCTCGGCGCGCTGCGGGTGCTGCACCGCAGCGGGCGCTGCGTCCCCGACGACGTCGCGGTGATCGGCTTCGACGACTCGGCCGCCGCGCCGCTGGCCGACCCGCCGCTCAGCACCGTCCACCAGTCGCCGGAGGAGATGGGCCGGGAGATGGCCCGGCTGCTGGTCTCGCGGATCCGCGGCGAGACCGTCGCGGACCCGGTCGTCATCCTGCGCCCCCACCTGGTGCTGCGCGACTCCGCGTGA
- a CDS encoding LacI family DNA-binding transcriptional regulator: MARHAGVSPSTVSYVLSGKRSISEETRRRVRASIRELGYRPHAGARALASSRSNVLALMIPLRSGIAVPVVMQFAVSVVTAARRHDHDVLLLTQEEGEDGLRRVADSALVDALIVMDVQMRDPRLPLLRSLDRPSVLIGFPADAGDLTCIDLDFHAAGAVCVQHLAGLGHREIALIGSPPEVYARQTGYAQRVADGFAAAVGAHGLAGEVHPCEATADAARALVARLLAERPGLTGVLVHNEPVVGPVVRALRAAGRRVPEDVSVVALCPDEMAEHAEPPLTSVAIPAEEVGGRAVELLMSKLDGVPVPAATLLPPTLTRRASSAPAPS, encoded by the coding sequence GTGGCACGGCACGCGGGGGTGTCGCCGAGCACGGTCTCCTACGTGCTGAGCGGGAAGCGCTCGATCTCCGAGGAGACCCGGCGGCGCGTCCGGGCGAGCATCCGCGAGCTCGGCTACCGGCCGCACGCGGGCGCCCGCGCGCTCGCCAGCAGCCGCTCCAACGTGCTGGCGCTGATGATCCCGCTGCGCTCCGGCATCGCCGTGCCCGTGGTCATGCAGTTCGCCGTCTCCGTCGTCACCGCCGCGCGCCGCCACGACCACGACGTCCTGCTGCTCACCCAGGAGGAGGGCGAGGACGGCCTGCGGCGCGTGGCCGACAGCGCCCTGGTCGACGCGCTGATCGTCATGGACGTCCAGATGAGGGATCCGCGGCTGCCGCTGCTGCGCTCCCTGGACCGGCCGAGCGTGCTCATCGGCTTCCCCGCCGACGCGGGCGACCTCACCTGCATCGACCTCGACTTCCACGCCGCCGGCGCGGTCTGCGTCCAGCACCTCGCCGGGCTCGGCCACCGGGAGATCGCGCTGATCGGCTCGCCGCCCGAGGTGTACGCGCGGCAGACCGGCTACGCCCAGCGGGTCGCCGACGGGTTCGCCGCCGCGGTCGGCGCGCACGGCCTGGCCGGGGAGGTCCACCCGTGCGAGGCGACCGCGGACGCGGCCCGCGCTCTCGTCGCCCGGCTGCTCGCCGAGCGTCCCGGCCTCACCGGCGTCCTCGTCCACAACGAGCCGGTCGTCGGCCCCGTGGTGCGGGCTCTGCGCGCCGCCGGCCGGCGCGTCCCCGAGGACGTGTCCGTCGTCGCGCTGTGCCCGGACGAGATGGCCGAGCACGCCGAGCCGCCCCTGACGTCGGTGGCGATCCCCGCCGAGGAGGTCGGCGGCCGCGCCGTGGAACTGCTGATGTCCAAGCTCGACGGCGTGCCCGTGCCCGCCGCGACCCTGCTCCCGCCCACGCTGACCCGGCGCGCCAGCAGCGCGCCCGCGCCCAGCTGA
- a CDS encoding SSI family serine proteinase inhibitor, protein MHMSRARFRWAAVLAGMAMLAPAVPARADGPVGAYLLTVIPQNGPATTRTLWCDPDGGAHGAASRACDQLEAAGGEVGRVPARPEPCTLEHAPVTVIANGVWRGTARHFARTYPNRCVAVRATGGIIFGE, encoded by the coding sequence ATGCACATGTCGCGTGCCCGTTTCCGGTGGGCGGCCGTTCTGGCCGGAATGGCGATGCTCGCCCCGGCGGTGCCGGCCCGGGCGGACGGCCCGGTCGGCGCCTACCTGCTCACGGTGATACCGCAGAACGGTCCCGCCACCACGCGGACCCTGTGGTGCGACCCGGACGGAGGGGCGCACGGTGCCGCGTCCCGGGCCTGTGACCAGCTCGAAGCCGCCGGCGGCGAGGTCGGGCGCGTCCCCGCGCGGCCGGAGCCGTGCACGCTGGAGCACGCGCCCGTCACGGTGATCGCCAACGGCGTCTGGCGCGGAACCGCCCGGCATTTCGCGCGGACGTATCCGAACCGGTGCGTCGCCGTGCGCGCCACCGGCGGAATCATTTTCGGCGAGTAA